The proteins below come from a single Fodinicola acaciae genomic window:
- the soxR gene encoding redox-sensitive transcriptional activator SoxR: MRELTVGQLAERSGVAVSALHFYEAKGLISSRRTSGNQRRYARDTLRRVAFIKVSQRVGIPLKTIREALESLPDERTPTKEDWAALSAGWREELDARINQLTRLRDDLTDCIGCGCLSLKTCMLSNPYDAYAKEGPGPRRLLAG; the protein is encoded by the coding sequence CTGCGCGAGCTGACCGTCGGACAGCTGGCCGAGCGCAGCGGCGTGGCCGTCTCGGCGCTGCATTTCTACGAGGCCAAAGGCCTGATCAGCAGCCGGCGCACCAGCGGCAACCAGCGCCGCTACGCACGTGACACGCTGCGCCGGGTCGCGTTCATCAAGGTTTCGCAGCGGGTCGGCATCCCGCTCAAGACGATCCGGGAGGCGTTGGAAAGCCTGCCGGACGAGCGTACGCCCACCAAGGAGGACTGGGCCGCGCTGTCCGCCGGCTGGCGCGAGGAGCTGGACGCGCGGATCAACCAGCTGACCCGGCTGCGCGACGATCTGACCGACTGCATCGGCTGCGGCTGCCTGTCGCTGAAGACCTGCATGCTGTCCAATCCGTACGACGCGTACGCCAAGGAAGGACCCGGTCCGCGCCGCCTGCTCGCCGGATAG